Part of the Crossiella cryophila genome, AAACGTGATTGAGGTTCGTAGCACGGTTGCCGCACCTGGGGTCGCGGATGCCTCGTTTGGGCAGACTGTGCGGTACACGGTGGATGGTGCGGGGACTATCTCGGTGGGGCATGACGTGCAGCCCCGTGGCCGGATGCGTACGTTGCCGTACTTGCCGCGGATTGGGCTCAGTTTCGCGGTGCCGCAGGAGTTTCAGCGGTTCAGTTGGTATGGGCGGGAGGTGGAGAGCTACAGCGATCGGAAGGAGGGGAGTCCGGTTGGGGTGTGGCAGTCCACTGTGGATGCTGAGCAGCGGGGTTATGGGAAGCCGCAGGAGCATGGGAATCGGACGGATACGCGGTGGGCTGTGTTGACGGATGGTCGTAGTGGGGGGTTGATGGTGGCTGGGGCCAATGATGTTGGGGTTAGTCGGTACGATGATCTGGATCGGGCTGAGTATCCGTTCCAGCTTCGGCGGAATCCGGGGTGGACTACGGTCAGTGCGGCGTTTCAGGCTAGTGGGGTTGGGGATACTCCGGCTGAGCTGTTGAAGCCTTATCAGGTTCGGGCGGATCGGGACTATAGCTACACGATGATGCTTCGGCCGCTCAGTCGAGGTGAGGTTGCGACTGGGCTGCCTGCTGGGTCTTGAGTTGGTCTCTGGTTGGCGTGTTGGTTGTTGTGGGGCACGAGCGACAGTCAAGGGCGTCCTCGCCGGACGGGCAGAAATCAAAGGATGGGGGGGAAAGTCAAAGGCAGAGATGAAGAGCAGTGCTCGTACGGTTCCCCCATCCCCGTCAGCCTTCCGATACCAAACCACATCCCAGCCAGCGACCGCCGTCACGTTGGGTTGGCCGGGCGGCGGTTTGTGTTGCAGCGGCCGCTGGCTGGGATGTGGTGTGTCCTCTCCAGGCTGACGGGGATGGGGGAACCGCTCGGGGATGTTTGAAAAGCCACCCCGTCTGCTTGTGTGCGGGCTTCGCCCGGTCGCGGCGCGTCCTCACCGCCTAGCCGCAGCGTTCCCGGGCTTCGCCCGCCTGCCCCCAACGCTCACCGCTCCGGGCTCCGCCCGCCCACCAGGCCCCGTCCCCGTCCCCGTCCCCGTCCCCGTCCCACAACGGCCAACGTGCCGTACCACAACGGCCAACACCCGGTACGAGAACGGCCAACACGCCGGCGGGGTTTCAACCTCCCGGAGTGTTGGCCGTTCTGGGACGGTGTGTTGGCCGTACTTGTACCGCGTGTTGGCCGTTCTTGTACGCCTGGTTGGCTGTTGTGGGACGCGCTGAGTTGTCCAGCTCTAGGGGCGTCCCTTCCGAGGCCGCCCCGACGCCGCCCTCCGGGCTCCGCCTACCCCGGCCTCGCCGTCTGCCTGTCCATAACGGCCAACACGGTGTACGACAACGGCCAACACGATGTGTGGGGGTGGGGGTTAGGGGCGGTGGGCTAGGGCGTTGCCTAGGGTGCGGAGGTGGGTGGTGGCGTTGCCTTGGGTGAATTCGGCTTGTTTGGCTGCGGTGAAGTAGCGGTGGAGTTGGTGGTCTTGGTCGATGCCTACGCCGCCGTGGATGTGGACTGCGGTGTGGGCTACTCGGTGGCCGGCGTCGGCGGCCCAGAACTTGGCGGTGGAGAGGGATTCTGAGCTGGGGAGGTTCTCGCTTACTCGCCAGGCTGCTTGCCAGAGGGTCAGGCGGATGGCTTGGACGTCCACATAGGCGTCGGCGAGGCGTTGGGCTACGGCTTGGAATTGGCCGATGGGGCGGCCGAACTGGATGCGTTCGCGGGCGTAGGCGGCGGTGAGTTCCAGGGCTCGTTCGGTGATGCCTAGTTGGAGGGCGCACCAGCCGAGGATGGATCTGGTGTTGAGGAAGTCCGCGGCCTCGGGGGAGAGGGCTCGGTCGGGGGGGAGAGGGGTGGCGCTGAGGTCTAGTTGGGCGGTGGTTGGGCCGTTGACGGTTTGCTGGCGGCGGAGGGTGACGCGGGGGTCTTCCGGGGTTACCAGGAAGACCTGGGGGCCGTTGGGGGTTTCGGCGGGGACCAGGATTGCCGCGGCGAGGGCTCCCGCGGGGACGGCGGTTTTGGTGCCGGTGAGTAGCCAGCCGTCGGGGGTGGGGTCGGCTGTGGTGGGGGATTCGTCGGTGAGGGCGGCGGTCAGGACTGTTTCGCCGGAGAGGGCGTCGGGGAGCCAGCGTTCGCGGGTGGCCGGGGTGGCGAACTCGGCGAGGGTGGTGGCGGCGAGGGTGGTGGAGGCCAGGTAGGGGACGGGGGCTACCGACCTGCCCAGGGCGACCAGGACTGAGCACTGTTCCAGTACGCCGTAGCCGGAGCCGCCCATGGACTCCGGGATACCGGCTCCGAGCAGGCCTGACGTCCCAAGCATATTCCACAGTGGACGGTCGAAGTGGTCTGGGTCGGACTCGGCGGCGCGCAGGCGGTCCTGGGTCACCTGGTCGGTCAGGATCTCGGTGGCCAAAGTGGACAGTGCGTCCTGGGCCTCGGTGGTGCTGAAGTCCACGATCGCTCCTAACGCCGGATGGGGAGGCCGAGGGCGGTGGCGGCGATGATGTCGCGTTGCACCTCGTTGGTGCCGCCGCCGAAGGTCAGGATCAGGCAGGAGCGGTGCAGGCGCTCGATCTTGCCGTGCAGTGCGGCTCCTGGCGCACCCGCGCGCAGAGTGGCGACGGGGCCGAGCACCTCCATCAGCAGGCGGTAGGCCTCGGTGGCCAGCTCGGTGCCGTAGACCTTGGTGGCGGAGGCGTCGGCCGGGGTCGGGGTGTGCGCAGCGCCCCAGGCGATTCGCCAGTTCAGCAGCTTCAGGTACTCCACCTTCGCGTGCACCCTGGCCAGGTGGATCCGCACCCACTCCTGGTCGGCCACTGGCGTGCCGTCGGGCAGCTTGGTCGCCTTCGCCCAGTCCAGGACCTCCTGCAGGGCGTTGCGGATCGGGGCGGCGGAGGTGAGGGCCACGCGTTCGTGGTTGAGCTGGTTGGTGATCAGTGGCCAGCCTTTGTTCACCTCGCCCACCAGCGCGCCGGCCGGGACCCGGACCTCGCTGTAGTAGGTGGCGCTGGTGCCCGGTCCGGCCATGGTGCGCACCGGGGTCCAGGAGAAGCCGGGGGCGTCGGTGGGCACGATCAGCACGCTGAGGCCCTTGTGCTTGGGTGCCCCCGGATCGGTGCGGCAGGCCAGCCACACGTAGTCGGCGTACTGGATCAGGCTGGTCCACATCTTCTGGCCGTTGATCACCCACTCGTCACCGTCGCGCACCGCCCTGGTGCGCAGTGAGGCCAGGTCGGTGCCGGCCTCGGGCTCGGAGTAGCCGATGGCGAAATGCAGTTCACCGGCGGCGATGCGGGGCAGGAAGTAGGCCTTCTGCTCGTCCGTGCCGAAGCGCATGATCGTCGGGGCCACGCTGTTGAGGGTCAGGAACGGCACCGGCGCACCCGCGGTGGCCGCCTCGTCGGTGAAGATCAGCTGGTCCAGCAGTGGACGTTCCTGACCGCCGTACTCCCGCGGCCAGCCCAGCGCGAGCCAGCCGTCCCGGCCCATCTGCCGCACCACCTCCAGATAGGTGGCGCGGTCGCCGTAGTCGCCGCCGCCACCGGTGTACAGCGCCGCGCGCCGCTCCGGGGTCATCAGCTCGGCGAAGTACGCCCGCAAGTCCGCGCGCAACTGCTGCTGTTCCCGCGTGAAGGCGATCCGCATGGGCCAATACTAGAACACGTTCTTTCGAATCCGGAACGTAGACTTGAGTCGTCCACCCCGGTACACCTGTGCCACTCAGTTGGCCCTTGCTCAGATCGAGAACACATTCTAGTGTCGGTCCCCATCCGAGGGCGCACTACTCATCGAGGAGTGGATTCGGTGAAGGCTGCCGTGCTGAACCAGGTTGGCGACGACCGGCTGGAGCTGCGGACCGATGTGGCCACGGTCCCGCCCGGCCCCTTCGACGTGCGGGTGGCGGTGCGCGCCTCCGGCATCTGCCACAGCGATCTGCACGCCATGGACGGCACCCTGCCCGCGCTCGCGCCGGGTGTGCTCGGCCACGAGGGCGCGGGCGAGGTGGTGGAGATCGGCTCGGCGGTCACCGATCTGGCGGTGGGTGACCACGTGCTGATCACGTTCGTGCCACCCTGCCTGCGCTGCAAGTCCTGCCTGCGCGGGCAGTCGCACCTGTGCGCGGTGTACGCGATCGAGTCCTTCATGAAACCCCGCTTCCTCGATGGTGAGCAGCCGCTGTTCGGCTTCGCCGGCTGCGGCACCTTCGCCCAGGAGCTGGTGGTGCCGCAGCCCGCGGCGATCAAGGTGCCCGAGGACGTGCCGTTCGAGATCGCCGCGCTGATCGGCTGCGGGGTGCTCACCGGCGCGGGCGCGGTGCTCAACACGGCCGCGGTCGAGCCCGGTTCGACCGTGGTGGTGATCGGCTGCGGCGGGGTCGGCGTGTCCACTTTGCAGGGTGCGCGGATCGCCGGGGCGAGCACGATCATCGCGGTGGACCCGGTGCGGGACAAGCACGAGGCCGCGCTCAAGTTCGGCGCCACGCACACCGCCACCCCCGAGGAACTGCCCGCGCTGCTGGCCGAGGTGACCGGCGGCGAGGGCGCGGACTACGCGTTCGAGGTGGTGGGTCTGCCCGCCACCATCCGTTCCGCCTGGGACTCCGCCCGCCGCGGCGGCACCGTGGTGGTGGTCGGCGCCGGGCGGGCCGAGGCCCAGGTCAGCTTCTCCGCCCAGGAACTCTTCCTGCACGAGAAGCGGTTGCTGGGCTCCTTCTACGGCTCGGCCGACGTCCGCCGCGACTCGGCCAAGATGATCGACTTCTGGCGGGCAGGGCAGCTCGACCTGGACGGCATGATCAGCCGCAGGCTGCCGCTGTCCAAGATCAACGACGGCCTGGACACCCTGCGCGGCGGCAAGGTGATCCGGCAGATCGTGACCTTCGACTAGGCGGGTGTCGCTTGTGGACGATGGGCTGAGCCTGTCCGGCAAGGTCGCCGTGGTGACCGGCGCCGGCGCCGGACTCGGACGCGCGGAAGCGCTGGCACTGGCCGCGGCCGGGGCGAGCGTGGTGCTCAACGACTTGCCCGGCGCGGCCGAGGAGACCGCCGAGCTGATCAAGGCCGCCGGTGGCGCGGTGACCGTGGTGGCCGGGGACATCGCCGAGCGGGCCACCGCGGACGCGTTGCTGGCCGCCGCGCTGGCCGAGTTCGGCGGCCTGCACGTGGTGGTCAACAACGCCGGGGTGCTGCGTGACCGGATGCTGTTCAACCTCTCCGACGAGGACTGGGACCTGGTCATCCGGGTGCACCTGCGCGGGCACTTCCTGTTGTCCCGCAACGCCAGCGCGTACTGGCGGCAGCAGGCCAAGTACACCGACGGGCCGGTGTACGGCCGGATCGTGAACACTGCATCGGAGTCCTTCCTGCTCGGCTCGCCCGGCCAGGCCAACTACGCCGCGGCCAAGGCGGGCATCGCCGCGCTGACCGTGTCCACCGCCAGGGCCCTTGCCCACTACGGGGTGCGCGCCAACGCGATCTGCCCGCGCGCCCGCACCGGCATGACCAGGCACGTCTTCGGCGAGGCCCCCGCCGAGGGCCTGGATCCCCTTGACCCACAACACGTCGCGCCCTTCGTCGCCTACCTCGCCGCGCCCGCCGCCGAGTCGATCAACGGCCAGGTGTTCGTGGTGCACGGCGGCATGGTCGCCCTGCTCGCCCCGCCCACGGTGGAACAACGCTTCGTCACCACCGGGGACACCTGGAGCCTGGCCGAGCTGGACGCCACCGTCGGCGAGTACTTCACCGGCCGCCCGGCCGAGCGCACCTTCGCCTGCACCGAGCTGAACGCGTTGCAGGCCCGCCCCTGATCCGCCAGCTAAGGAGTAGCCATGCCGCTCACCGTGTTGCCGCACCGGGACACCGCGGGCCTGTCCGAAGGTCAGCTGCTGGTCGACGGGAAGTGGCGGGCGGCGGCCGACGGCGAACTCTGGCGGCACCGGCACCCGGCCACCGGCGAGGACATCGGCGGCTTCGCGGTGGCCACGGTGTCCGATGTGGACGAAGCCGTGCGCACCGCCCGCCGTGCCTTCGACGAGGGCCCGTGGCCGAGGGCCCGTGCCGGGGAACGCATCCGCACCCTGCACCGCTACAGCAACCTGCTGCGCGAGCACACCGCCGAGCTGCAGGCGTTGCAGGCACTGGACAACAGCGTGCCGCTGTCCTTCGGCGGCATCTACACCACCTCGGTGGGCGCGGCCGCGGACGTCTTCGACCACCACGCCGGCTGGATCGACAAGCTCGGCGGGGACACCCTGCCGCCGTACCAGGGCGGTGATCACCTGGCCATGACCTTCCGCGAACCGGTGGGTGTGGTCGCCGCGATCCTGCCCTGGAACGCGCCGTTCCTGCTGTTCGCGCAGAAACTCGCGCCCGCGCTGGCCGCCGGGTGCACGGTGGTGCTCAAACCGTCGGAGTACGCCACCTTCTCCGTGCTGCGCATGGTGGAACTGCTCGCCGAGGCCGGGTTGCCCGACGGCGTGGTCAGCGTGGTCACCGGCCCCGGCGCCACGGTGGGCGAGGCGCTGATCACCCACCCCGGGGTGGACAAGATCAGCTTCACCGGCAGTCGCGCGGTCGGCAGACGGATCGTCGAGGCATCCGCCAGCACCTTCAAACGGGTTTCCCTGGAGCTGGGCGGCAAGAGTCCGAGCCTGGTGTTCCCGGACGCGCCGAACGTCGGCCTGGCCGGGATGACCTCGATGGGCACGGTCACCATGGGCCTGTCCGGCCAGGCATGCGTGGCGCACAGCCGGGCCCTGGTGCACCGCGACGTCTACGAGGAGTTCCTGGCCGCCGCGCAGATGATGGCGGGCGCGATCACCTACGGCGACCCGTTCGACGCGGGCACCCTGGCCAGTCCGCTGATCAACGAACGCCAGCTGGAGCGGGTGCTCGGCTATATCAACCGGGGTCAGGAGGAAGGCGCCAGGCTGGTCACCGGCGGGTCCAAAGTGGAGGGTGAGCTGAGTACGGGTCACTTCGTGCAGCCCACCATCTTCGCCGACGTGGACAACAACATGGCCATCGCCCAGGAGGAGATCTTCGGCCCGGTGCTCGTGGTGGTCCCGTTCACCGATGAGGACGAGGCGATCCGGCTGGCCAACGACACCGAGTACGGCCTGGGCGCCGGGGTCTACACCGCGGACAGCAAACGCGCCTTCCGGGTCGCCCGCAAACTCCGGGCCGGAACCATTGGCATCAACGGGTTCACCGTCGAACCACACCTGCCCTTCGGTGGGTTCAAGCAGTCCGGGCTGGGCCGCGAGGGCGGCCGCAGCGCCTATGAGGCATACACCGAACTGAAGACCGTGCTGCTACCGCTGACCGAGGAGCTGATGTGAGGCTGGACGGCAAGGTCGCCCTGGTCACCGGCGCGGCCCGCGGACTCGGCGAGGCGGTGGTCCGCCGGTTCCTGCGCGAGGGGGCCAGGGTGGTGCTGGCCGACATCGCCGACGACACCGGCCACCGGCTCGCCGCCGAGTTCGGCCCCAACGCCCGCTACCGGCACCTGGACGTCGGCTCGGAGGACGACTGGGCCGGGGTGGTCGCCGAGACCGTCACCGACCTGGGCAGGCTGGACGTGCTGGTCAACAACGCCGCGGTGCTGCATTTCGCGCCGCTGGCGCAGACCACGCTGGCCGACTACGAGCGGGTGATCCGGGTCAACCAGGTCGGCTGCTTCCTCGGTATGCGCGCGGTGATCCCGGTGATGACCGAGGCCCGCGCCGGATCCATCGTCAACGTGTCCTCTGTGGAGGGTCTGGCCGGAATGCCGACCCTGTCCGCCTACACCGCCAGCAAGTTCGCCATCCGCGGCATGACCAAGGTGGCCGCGCTGGAACTGGCCGCGCAGGGCGTGCGGGTCAACTCGGTGCACCCCGGCGCGATGGACACCCAGATGGCCAGCGAGGCGTTGGGCGGCATCGAGATCGACCGCACCGCCATGGGCAAACTGGTGCCGATGAAGCGGATCGGCCAGCCCGAGGAGGTGGCCAACGTGGTGCTGTTCCTGGCCAGCGACGAAAGCTCCTACTGCTCCGGTGGCGAGTTCGCCGCGGACGGCGGCGCCACCGCCACGCACGCCTTCGGGTCGGTCGGATGACCGCTCCCCCGGCAAGGCAGGTCCCCGGCCTGGCGGCACTGCGCCAGGTCGGGCGGATGAGCCTGCTGTCCTGGGAGGTGCTGATCAGCCTGCCGCGCAGGCCTTTCCCGCTCGCCGAGTCGATCCGGCAGGCCTGGTTCTTCGCCAGCGTCACCATTCTGCCCACCGCGCTGGTCGCCATCCCCTTCGGCGCGGTCATCTCGCTGCAACTCGGCTCGCTCACCCAGCAGATCGGCGCCCAGTCCTTCACCGGCGCGGCCGGTGCGCTCGCGATCATCCAGCAGGCCAGCCCACTGATCACCGCGCTGCTCGTTGCGGGAGCGGGGGGTTCGGCGATGTGCGCGGACATCGGGGCGCGCACCATCCGCGAGGAGATCGACGCGATGGAGGTGCTCGGGGTCTCCCCGGTGCACCGGCTGATCCTGCCGAGAGTGCTCGGCGCGATGCTGGTCGCGGTGCTGCTCAACGGGGTCGTCAGCGTGGTCGGCGTGCTCGGCGGGTTCTTCTTCAACGTGGTCCTGCAGGGCGGCACCCCCGGCGCCTACCTGTCCAGCTTCTCCGCGCTGGCCCAGCTCTCCGACCTGTGGATCAGCGAGTTCAAGGCGTTCCTCTACGGCTTCGTCGCGGGCATCGTCGCTGCCTACCGCGGCCTCAACCCCTCACCTGGCCCCAAAGGCGTTGGCGACGCGGTGAACCAGGCCGTGGTGATCACCTTCCTGCTGCTGTTCCTGATCAACATGGTGATCACCGGCGTCTACCTCCAGCTCGTCCCGGCGAAGGGCGGTTGAGCCGTGGTCGTGGTGACGCGCAAGGCCCGATTACCCGTGCCGGGGCTGGAGGCACTGGGCCGCCAGCTCTGGTTCTGCCTGCGCGCCCTCGCGCTGATCCCCCTGGCCATTCGCCGCTACACCAGGGAGATCCTGCGGCTGCTCACCGAGGTCAGTTTCGGCAGCGGCGCACTGGCGCTGATCGGCGGCACCCTCGGCGTGATGATCGGCATGACCGTGTTCACCGGCGCGGTCGTTGGCCTGCAAGGCTATTCCGCACTCAACCAGCTCGGCACCTCCACCCTCACCGGGTTCATCTCGGCCTACTTCAACACCCGCGAGGTCGCCCCGCTCTCCGCCGGACTCGCGCTCTCGGCCACGGTCGGCTGCGGGTTCACCGCGCAGCTCGGCGCGATGCGCATCTCCGAGGAGATCGACGCCCTGGAGGTCATGGGCGTGCCGAGCCTGCCCTACCTGGTGACCACCCGCATCCTGGCCGGACTCGGTGCGGTGATCCCGCTCTACGTGGTCGGCCTGCTCTGCTCCTACCTGGCCTCCCGGGTGGTCACCGTGCTCTTCTACGGCCAGTCCGCCGGCACCTACGACCACTACTTCGGCCTGTTCCTACCACCGGCCGACGTGCTGTGGTCCTTCCTCAAGGTCATCGTGTTCGCCGTGGTGATCATCCTGGTGCACTGCTACTACGGCTACACCGCCAGCGGCGGCCCGGCCGGTGTCGGCGTGGCGGTGGGCCGGGCGGTGCGGGCGGCGATCGTGGCCCAGATGTTCCTGGACCTCTTCCTCAGCCTGGCCATCTGGGGTTCCACCACCACCGTGCGGATCGCCGGATGAACGATCGCGGGTCACCACTGCGCTTCCAGTTGCTGGGACTGGTGTTCCTGCTGGTGGTCGCGCTGTTCGTGGCTGGCTCGATCGCGGTGTACCGCAAGGCGTTCACCCCGGTGGCCACCGTGCTGCTGGAGGTCGACCGGGCCGGGACGCAGCTGCGGGCGGGCGCGGATGTCAAGGTGCGCGGGCTGATCGTCGGCGAGGTCCGGGCCATCAGGACCGGCCAGGACCGGGCGGTGCTGGAACTGGCCCTGCAACCCGAACGGATCCCGCTGATCCCGGCCGAGGTCACCGCCCGCCTGCTGCCCAAAACCCTTTTCGGCGAACGTTATGTGGCTCTGCAACCACCGCCCCAGCGTAGCGGTAAGTCCCTTGTGGACGGTCAGGCCATCGGCCTGGACCGCAGCCAGGCGGCGGTGGAGATCGAGGCGGTGCTCAACGACCTGCTGCCGGTGCTCACCGCGGTCCGCCCCGACCAGCTCTCCGCCACCCTCACCGCGATGGCGAATGCCCTGCGCGGCAGGGGAAAGCAACTCGGCAGCACGCTGATCCGGCTCGGCGACTACCTGGACGGACTGGCCCCGTCCCTGCCCGATCTGCGTGCCGACCTCAAGGCGCTGGCCAAGGTCGCCGACACCTACACCACCGCCGCCCCCGACCTGATCCAGGCCCTCGCCGACGCCACCACCACAACCCGGACCGTGCTCGACCAGCAGCACAACCTGCGTGCCCTGTTCGGCAACGTCACCCTGGCCGCGATCGACATCGAGGCGTTCCTGAAAGTCAACCGGGACAACCTGATCGCACTCGTCGCCGAGGGCAGGCCAACCCTGGAAGTGCTGGCCAAGTACGCACCCGAGTACCCCTGCCTGCTGGAGCAACTCGTCGCGATGATCCCCAACACGGACAAGACCTTCGGCAAGGGCAGCAAGGAACCGCACATTGCCAAGTTCACCCTGGAGATCACCGCCAGCCGCGGGAAGTACCGGCCGGGTGTGGACGTGCCCAAGTACCTCGACAAACGCGGCCCCCGTTGTTACCCGCCCGCCAAACCACCCGGCCGGTTCCCGCAGTACCCGCCCGGCGGCCCGGTGCTGGACGGCTCCACCCACCCGGCCGCCGCGCCCTCGGTCGCCAACTCCCGGCCGGAACGCGAGCTGATCAACGCGCTGGCCGCGCCGATCCTGGAGAAACCGGTGGCCGAGGTGCCCGAGTGGGCCGGACTCATGCTGGGACCGATGTTCCGGGGCACGGAGGTGACCCTGCGATGAACGTGCTCTCCCCACTGGCCAAGCTCATCGTGTTCACCGCGGTGACCGTGACGCTGACCGCGTTGCTGGCCCTCACCATCGCCAACTCCACCGGCGGCCCCAAGTCCGGCTACTCGGCCAGGTTCACCGATGTCACCGGACTCAACGTCGGCGACGAGGTCCGCATGTCCGGCGTCCGGCTCGGCAGCGTCACCTCGATCACCGTGGCCGACGAGAAACAGGCCAGGGTCGAGTTCGAAGTGGACAGTGCGACCCCGCTTCCCGCTTCGGCCACGCTGACCGTCAAGTACCGCAACCTGGTCGGCCAGCGCTACCTCGCACTCGCCCTGGACAACGGCGACATCCGGCAGAAACTACCGTGGGGCGCGGAAATCCCGCTGTCCCGCACCCGGCCAGCGCTCAACCTCACCGTGCTGTTCAACGGCTTCCGCCCGCTGTTCCAGGCCCTCAACCCGGACCAGGTCAACA contains:
- a CDS encoding acyl-CoA dehydrogenase family protein, with product MDFSTTEAQDALSTLATEILTDQVTQDRLRAAESDPDHFDRPLWNMLGTSGLLGAGIPESMGGSGYGVLEQCSVLVALGRSVAPVPYLASTTLAATTLAEFATPATRERWLPDALSGETVLTAALTDESPTTADPTPDGWLLTGTKTAVPAGALAAAILVPAETPNGPQVFLVTPEDPRVTLRRQQTVNGPTTAQLDLSATPLPPDRALSPEAADFLNTRSILGWCALQLGITERALELTAAYARERIQFGRPIGQFQAVAQRLADAYVDVQAIRLTLWQAAWRVSENLPSSESLSTAKFWAADAGHRVAHTAVHIHGGVGIDQDHQLHRYFTAAKQAEFTQGNATTHLRTLGNALAHRP
- a CDS encoding acyl-CoA dehydrogenase family protein; this translates as MRIAFTREQQQLRADLRAYFAELMTPERRAALYTGGGGDYGDRATYLEVVRQMGRDGWLALGWPREYGGQERPLLDQLIFTDEAATAGAPVPFLTLNSVAPTIMRFGTDEQKAYFLPRIAAGELHFAIGYSEPEAGTDLASLRTRAVRDGDEWVINGQKMWTSLIQYADYVWLACRTDPGAPKHKGLSVLIVPTDAPGFSWTPVRTMAGPGTSATYYSEVRVPAGALVGEVNKGWPLITNQLNHERVALTSAAPIRNALQEVLDWAKATKLPDGTPVADQEWVRIHLARVHAKVEYLKLLNWRIAWGAAHTPTPADASATKVYGTELATEAYRLLMEVLGPVATLRAGAPGAALHGKIERLHRSCLILTFGGGTNEVQRDIIAATALGLPIRR
- a CDS encoding Zn-dependent alcohol dehydrogenase, encoding MKAAVLNQVGDDRLELRTDVATVPPGPFDVRVAVRASGICHSDLHAMDGTLPALAPGVLGHEGAGEVVEIGSAVTDLAVGDHVLITFVPPCLRCKSCLRGQSHLCAVYAIESFMKPRFLDGEQPLFGFAGCGTFAQELVVPQPAAIKVPEDVPFEIAALIGCGVLTGAGAVLNTAAVEPGSTVVVIGCGGVGVSTLQGARIAGASTIIAVDPVRDKHEAALKFGATHTATPEELPALLAEVTGGEGADYAFEVVGLPATIRSAWDSARRGGTVVVVGAGRAEAQVSFSAQELFLHEKRLLGSFYGSADVRRDSAKMIDFWRAGQLDLDGMISRRLPLSKINDGLDTLRGGKVIRQIVTFD
- a CDS encoding 3-oxoacyl-ACP reductase, with protein sequence MSLSGKVAVVTGAGAGLGRAEALALAAAGASVVLNDLPGAAEETAELIKAAGGAVTVVAGDIAERATADALLAAALAEFGGLHVVVNNAGVLRDRMLFNLSDEDWDLVIRVHLRGHFLLSRNASAYWRQQAKYTDGPVYGRIVNTASESFLLGSPGQANYAAAKAGIAALTVSTARALAHYGVRANAICPRARTGMTRHVFGEAPAEGLDPLDPQHVAPFVAYLAAPAAESINGQVFVVHGGMVALLAPPTVEQRFVTTGDTWSLAELDATVGEYFTGRPAERTFACTELNALQARP
- a CDS encoding aldehyde dehydrogenase family protein; amino-acid sequence: MPLTVLPHRDTAGLSEGQLLVDGKWRAAADGELWRHRHPATGEDIGGFAVATVSDVDEAVRTARRAFDEGPWPRARAGERIRTLHRYSNLLREHTAELQALQALDNSVPLSFGGIYTTSVGAAADVFDHHAGWIDKLGGDTLPPYQGGDHLAMTFREPVGVVAAILPWNAPFLLFAQKLAPALAAGCTVVLKPSEYATFSVLRMVELLAEAGLPDGVVSVVTGPGATVGEALITHPGVDKISFTGSRAVGRRIVEASASTFKRVSLELGGKSPSLVFPDAPNVGLAGMTSMGTVTMGLSGQACVAHSRALVHRDVYEEFLAAAQMMAGAITYGDPFDAGTLASPLINERQLERVLGYINRGQEEGARLVTGGSKVEGELSTGHFVQPTIFADVDNNMAIAQEEIFGPVLVVVPFTDEDEAIRLANDTEYGLGAGVYTADSKRAFRVARKLRAGTIGINGFTVEPHLPFGGFKQSGLGREGGRSAYEAYTELKTVLLPLTEELM
- a CDS encoding glucose 1-dehydrogenase — protein: MRLDGKVALVTGAARGLGEAVVRRFLREGARVVLADIADDTGHRLAAEFGPNARYRHLDVGSEDDWAGVVAETVTDLGRLDVLVNNAAVLHFAPLAQTTLADYERVIRVNQVGCFLGMRAVIPVMTEARAGSIVNVSSVEGLAGMPTLSAYTASKFAIRGMTKVAALELAAQGVRVNSVHPGAMDTQMASEALGGIEIDRTAMGKLVPMKRIGQPEEVANVVLFLASDESSYCSGGEFAADGGATATHAFGSVG
- a CDS encoding MlaE family ABC transporter permease; this encodes MTAPPARQVPGLAALRQVGRMSLLSWEVLISLPRRPFPLAESIRQAWFFASVTILPTALVAIPFGAVISLQLGSLTQQIGAQSFTGAAGALAIIQQASPLITALLVAGAGGSAMCADIGARTIREEIDAMEVLGVSPVHRLILPRVLGAMLVAVLLNGVVSVVGVLGGFFFNVVLQGGTPGAYLSSFSALAQLSDLWISEFKAFLYGFVAGIVAAYRGLNPSPGPKGVGDAVNQAVVITFLLLFLINMVITGVYLQLVPAKGG
- a CDS encoding MlaE family ABC transporter permease; the protein is MVVVTRKARLPVPGLEALGRQLWFCLRALALIPLAIRRYTREILRLLTEVSFGSGALALIGGTLGVMIGMTVFTGAVVGLQGYSALNQLGTSTLTGFISAYFNTREVAPLSAGLALSATVGCGFTAQLGAMRISEEIDALEVMGVPSLPYLVTTRILAGLGAVIPLYVVGLLCSYLASRVVTVLFYGQSAGTYDHYFGLFLPPADVLWSFLKVIVFAVVIILVHCYYGYTASGGPAGVGVAVGRAVRAAIVAQMFLDLFLSLAIWGSTTTVRIAG
- a CDS encoding MCE family protein; protein product: MNDRGSPLRFQLLGLVFLLVVALFVAGSIAVYRKAFTPVATVLLEVDRAGTQLRAGADVKVRGLIVGEVRAIRTGQDRAVLELALQPERIPLIPAEVTARLLPKTLFGERYVALQPPPQRSGKSLVDGQAIGLDRSQAAVEIEAVLNDLLPVLTAVRPDQLSATLTAMANALRGRGKQLGSTLIRLGDYLDGLAPSLPDLRADLKALAKVADTYTTAAPDLIQALADATTTTRTVLDQQHNLRALFGNVTLAAIDIEAFLKVNRDNLIALVAEGRPTLEVLAKYAPEYPCLLEQLVAMIPNTDKTFGKGSKEPHIAKFTLEITASRGKYRPGVDVPKYLDKRGPRCYPPAKPPGRFPQYPPGGPVLDGSTHPAAAPSVANSRPERELINALAAPILEKPVAEVPEWAGLMLGPMFRGTEVTLR